In the Streptomyces sp. SJL17-4 genome, CGCGCCTGCACGCCCTCGGCGAGCGGTTGGCCGCCGGTGTCCGAGAGGCAGCGGCCGGCATGGGCGTCGGCGAGCACCTCGTCGTCCGGGGCCGGGCCAGCAACCTGGTCTTCGCCACCCTCGACGAGCACCGGCGGCCGTCGCAGGAGTACCGCACCCTGTTCCTGCGCCGGCTCCTCACGGGCGGGGTGCTCGCCCCGTCGTTCGTGGTGAGCAGCGCGCTCGACGAGGCCGACATCGACCGCACGGTCGACGTGGTGGCCCAGGCGTGTGCGGTGTACCGGAAGGCGCTGGACGCCGGCGATCCCACCCCGTGGCTGGCCGGGCGGGCGGTGAAGCCCGTCTTCCGGCGCTCGGTGTGAGGGGCCCGATGTGACGTGACGTCAGCGCCGCTGCCTGCGCGGGGAGTCGGCCACCCGATCGACCGCCCATGCGGTGGCCGGTATCACCGCGAGGGCGGTGAACCAGCCGCCGAGGGCGTCGGTCGGGTAGTGCGCGCCCAGGACGACCTGCGCCCAGCCCATGGCGGCGCCGGCGATGAGCGCCGCGAGGAGCACGAGTGAGGTGCCGGCCGTCCTGCCGAGGTTGAACCGGCCGGTCGCGAGCAGCGCCACGACGAGGGCGAGTGCGGTGAGGAAGGCGGTGTGCCCGCTCGGGTACGAGAGGTTCTCGTCGCCGTGGATGGTGCGTCCCACCAGGTGCTTGAGCAGTCTCGTCGTCACCACGGCGAGGCCGGTCCCGGCGACGACGAGCACCGCGGCGCGAGGACGCCGAAGCAGCAGGCAGCCCGTGACGACGGCCACGACCAGCGCCGCCGCGCCCATGGGCTCGCCCAGGAAGTCCGTGGCCAGAGCGATGTGCCGCGCGCGCGGCCCCACTCCCTCGACCGCGGCCAGGAACCGCGCGTCCACGCCGCCGGGCCCGCCGGCGTCGGCGTACCGGACCCCGAGCACGACGACCGCCAGGGCGGCGACGGCCGCCGGCAGCCCGAGCCATGAGCGCAGCGGCGGGGGCAGTACCGCGGGCGCGGACCGGTCCCCTTCGGCCAGGCGTTCCACTGAGAGAGCCCCCTCGTCGTGTCCGGGCGTCGTGGCCGAGCGTCGTGGCCGAGCGTCGTGGCCTGCCCTCGTGGCCGGACCACCCTCCAGCGAGCCTATCCCGGGGTGGGGCCGGTGGCCGGGCGCCCGAGAAGCCCCCGTGCGGGGCGTGCGCCCCGTAGCGTGGCTGCCATGACGGCCATATCCCCGCGCGAGGCGCGGCGTTGCTACAACGCCCACCATCCCGTCCATGCGGCGTACTACTTCGTGTCCGAGCACGACGACGCCTACACGGAGCTCGGTCTGGAGGGCGGGCCCATGGCGTACCTGGCCGGGCGGGCCGCGCCCTTCGGGGCGGTCGGCTCCGGTGTGGTCACGGCGGCCTTCTACAACTTCCACCCGGATCTCGTGGCACGGCACCTTCCGCGGGCCTGGGAGGTCGCCTCCCCCGCCGCCGTCCTGGAGGCCAGGCTGCGGATCACGGACGCCTATCTCACCCGGTTGTTGGGGCGCGAGGCGCTCGGCTCCCCCGAGATGGCGGAGGCGGCCGGACTGGCGCTCCGGGCGGCCGAGGGCTGCCGGCGGCCGGGTCGGACGCTGTACTCGGCCAACGCCGACCTGCCGGTGCCCGAGGCGCCGCATCTCGCGCTGTGGCATGCCGCGACCCTGCTGCGTGAACACCGCGGGGACGGTCACGTCATCGCGCTGTCCCAGGCAGGTCTCGACGGGCTTGAGGCCCTCGTGTCCCACACCGCCACCGGGACGAACTGGCGGCCCGCCTATCTGCAGTCGGCGCGGGGCTGGTCGCCGGAGGAGTGGGCGGCGGCGCGGGAACGGCTGGTGGAACGCGGGATCCTCGACGCCGACGGCGAACTGACCGGCGAAGGGGCCGAGTTGCGCCGTGCCGTCGAGGCCGAGACCGACCGCCTCGATGTGGCCCCCTACGAGCAGCTGGGGGCGGAGGGCACCCGGCGGCTCACCGAGCTGGCGGGCGCCTTCTCCAAGGTGGTCCTCGGGGGCGGCGGGCTGCCGCTCAGGAACATCGGCAAGCGCTGAAGGCGGTCCGAAGGGACTTCTTCCGCCCGGCCGGGCGCGGCGACGCCCGGCCGGGCGGGGCGACTTCCGGCCGGACGTTGCGACGCCCGGCCGGGCACCGGTCACTCCTCGGTGCCACGCTCCTTCGCCGCCCTGGCCATCGCCGCGAGCACGTCCCTCAGGGCGCTCAGGGTCTCCTCGTCGTGGACCCGGCCGTCCGCGACCTTGGCCGTCGCGAGCGGAATGGGGAGCGATTCCGGGAGGATGTGCGCGCCCATGACCTCCAGGGTCTCCTTGACCCAGGCCTGCGCCCGGTCGCCGCCGGTCATCGACGGCGACGCGGTGACCACCGCGACGGGCTTGTCCACCAGCTCTCCGCCGCCGACCACCCACTCGAGGCCGTTCTTCAGCACGCCCGAGGTGCCGTGCGCGTACTCCGGGCTGGAGATGAGCACCGCGTCGGCGGACTCGAGGAGTGCACGGAAGGCCATGACCTCGGGCGGCGGGCCCTCGGTCTCCACGTCGTGGTTGAAGAACGGCAGCTCCCCGAGACCCTCGTAGACCGTCATCGACACCGGTGGCAGACAGAGTTCGGCGGCTGTGCGCACCACCGCGGTGTTGATCGACTTGGCCCTCAGGCTCCCGGATAAGGCGACGAATTTCATCTGGTTCCTTTCCTGCTTTCAAGACGTCCCCAGCATCGCGCATGGATCGGGGGTTGTCCCCGCGTGTCCGGAAGCGCGACGTGCGGCGGCCACCGCCGCGGTGATGCGCCGGGCGACCGCCCGTCGCCGGCCCGCGAGATAGAAGTGGCCGCCGTCGAACATGTTCAGGCCCAGGAAGTGCTCCGTCCGGCCCGCCCAGGCGGCGAGGCGCTCCCGCCCGACCACGGGGTCGTCGTCACCTCCGAACGCGGAGACGGGGATGGGCAGTGGTTCGGTACGCGCCGCCGGCCGCCAGGTGTCGACGAGGGCGAAGTCGTTGCGGAACCGGGGACCGAAGAGGCTCCACGCCGCTTCGTCGTCCAGCAGCGCGTCGGGGGTGCCGCCCACCGACCGGAGCCAGTCCCGCAGCTCGTCGTCGGTGAACAGGTGGCGCCCCTTCGGTGTCCCCCGGTCTCGGTCGGGCTGCGGCGCGCCGCAGGAGGACATGCCGAGCCAGAGCGGAAGCGGGCGTTCCTCGGCCTCCAGACGCCGGGTCAGTTCGTACGCGACGAGGGAACCCATGCTGTGCCCGAAGAAGGCGAAGGGGCGGTCCGTCCACGGCCGGAGCTCGGTGGCGAAGAAGGCGACCAGTTCGTCGCAGTCGTCGATGAAGGGGGTGTCGGCCAGCCGTCCCCGGCCGGGAGCGTCGAGCAGGCACACTTCCCAGTCGGCCGGGAGCTCGCGCTCCCAGCCCTGGTAGAGAAGATGCGATCCACCGGCGTGGTGGAAGAGGAACAGCCGCAGCGCTGCCCCCGGCACGGGCCGTGGGCAGGTCACGGCTCCGTGGGTCAGCGGGCGTCGGGGCGGCCGGGTGGCCAGGTGGGTCACCACGGGCGTCCTCACTTCCCCGCCGACGACATGGCCTCGGTGCCGGCGGCGTCCCGCGCCGCCGGCAGGGACTCCGCCTCGGCGGCGTCCCGCGCCGCCGACGCGAGGACGTTCATCCGGGCGAAGTCCACCACGTGCGTCGCCATGGTCTCCAGCTGGCGCTGCACATGAGGGTCGGTGCACGTGCCGTCCGGCCCGAACCCCGCCGTCGCGGTGTTCACCACGACGCCGAGGGGAGTGGGCCAGCCGCGCAGGGCATGGGTCACGTCGCGGAGCGCGGCCAGCGTGGACACGCCGCCCTGCCAGCCCTGGGCGACGGCGAGGGCGGCGACGGCCCGCCCGCTGAAGTACGGGCGGGCGTCGTCGCGCAGCTCCTCGACATGGTCGAGCGCGTTCTTCACGAGGCCCGAGATGCTCCCGTGGTAGGCCGGGCTCGCGAGCACGAGCCCGTCGGCGGCGGCTATCTCGGACACCAGTCGGAGCGCCCGCGCCGAGCGGAGCCCTTCCCGTGGGTCGTAGAGCGGCATCACCAGTTCGGTGCCGCCGATGCAGGTGACCTCGGCTCCTTGTCGCTCCGCTGCGGCCAGGACGGCGCGGAGTGCCCGTTCGGCTGTCGAGTCCGGCCGGGGCGAACCCCCGATTCCGACCACCCTCACGGTGTGCTGCACAGGGATTCGCCCCACTTTCTGTCTCCTGAATTCGGGCATGTGCCGGGAACGCCCCGGTCAGGCGGTGGCCGTCGTCGGCGTCGGTGCCAGGGGCTCGCTCTGCGCGCTCTCGTGCAGGTCGCGGCGGCGGATGAGGACGAAGGCGATGGCGGCGCCCACGGCGGCGATCACGGCGCAGACGACCATGACGTCGGTCAGGGAGTCGACGAAGACGGAGCGGGCCGTCGCCGTCACCTCGTTCAGCAGGGACGGGGCCACGGTGTCGGCCAGTCCGGAGGTGCCGCCGGTGGCGACCTGCTGTCCGACGGCCTCGGCCTGTCCGGCCAGCTCCGTGCCGGCGGCCGAGCCGACGAAGGCGTCGACCACCTTGTGGTGGAAGAGCGCGCCGAAGGCGGCGATGCCGACCGCGACGCCGACCTGCTGGAAGGTCTCCCCCATGCCCGAGGCCATGCCGGCCTTCTCGGGCCGCACCACGCCGATGGTGACGGCGGCGCGCGGCGGGTTGAAGAGGCCCATGCCGATGCCCGTGACGATCATGCTGGGCAGCATCGCCGTCCACGAGTCGCCGGGTCCGACGAGCACCATCAGGCCCATGCCGACCGCGATGAGGCCGATGGACAGGCCGATCAGTACGCCGGGGGCCACCTTGGCCAGCAGACCGCCGGTGACCGCGGCGACGAGGAAGAGAGTGATCATCATCGGCATGAAGCGCAGCCCGGTCTCCCAGGGCGAGTACCCGAGGACGTTCTGTACGTAGGAGATCTGCAGGAAGACGGCGGCGAGGCTGGTCGCGTTGGACAGCAGCGTGGCCAGGCAGACTCCGGTGAAGGTGGGCGTGCGCATCAGGGAGAGGTCGAACATGGCCCGTTCGCCGCGCGCCCGCTCGATGACGACGAAGGCCACGAGCAGGGCGAGGCCGCCCGCGAACGCCCCGAGGATCGGAGCGCTGGTCCAGCCGGAGGACTCCGCCCGCAGGAAGCCGAGCACGAGCAGGGTGAGGCCGAGGCCGAAGGTCAGCATGCCCGGCCAGTCGATGCCGTGCGCCGCCGGTTCCCGCGACTCCCTCAGGCGCAGGGCGCCGACGATCAGGGCCACGACACCGATCGGCACGTTGATGAGGAAGATCCAGCGCCAGCTGAGGGCGTCGGTGAGGAATCCGCCGACCAGCGGCCCGAAGGCCAGGGCGAGACCCGCGACGCCGCCGAAGACGCCGAACGCCTTCCCCCGGTCGGCGCCCCGGTACTCGTACCCGATCAGGGCGGGCCCGACGGAGAACAGGACCGCGGCACCGACGCCCTGGACGCCACGGGCGATGTTGAGCGTGAGGACGTCCTGCGCCAGACCGGCGGCGAGCGAGGAGAGGGTGAAGAGCACCAGGCCCGCGTTGAAGACCCGCTTGCGGCCCAGCCGGTCGGCGAGCGAGCCGCCGGTGAGGAGGAAGGCCGCGAGGGTCAGGGTGTACGAGTCGATCACCCACTGCAGGTCGGAGAAGTCCGCCCCGAGTGAGGTCCGCAGGTCCTGAAGGGCGACGTTGACGACGGTCACGTCGAGCATCAGCATGAACATCGCGACGGAGGCCAGCGCCAGGGTCCACGATCGGGCGCGGCCGGCCGCCGGCCCGTTCTCCGCCTGACTTTCGACGGCTGCTTCGGCTGACATCACGTTCTCCTCATTGCTCCGCGGCATCTCGGTGCCGCTGTTGTCGGTCTCTTGCGCACGCGAACGCGTCCCGGTCACCGGGGCTCACGCGTGTGGCTCGGTGCGGGCCCGGGGCGCCACGTCCCGGTGTCCGGGTCGTACGCGCCCTTCTCCGCCCCCTGTACGCCGGTCACCCGGACGAGGGCACGGCCGTCCGGTCCGACCACGGCCAGGTGCTCCTCGCCGGAAGCGGGGTCGTACCAGTGGCGCAGGACGAGCCCGTCCGGCCAGTCGGCCGCCAGCTCCGGGTCGTTGGCCGGGGTGTACAGGTCCACGGAGGCGAGCGCCGTGGGGACGATCACCGGTACGGCTCCGGGCCGCCTGCCGTCGAGTACGGAGGTACGCAGCAGGCAGTCGAGGGCGACGCTCGGCAGGAGGAAGCGGGAATGGACGCCACCGCCCGGCGGAAGGGCGAGGCGCAGCTCCGCGGAACCGCCGTCGGAGGTCAGGCGCGGGCCGCGCAGCGCTCCGAACACCCCGCTCAACTCGACGGGGGTACCCGGGAGTTCGTAGGTGTTGGGGGCGGCCTGGCCGCCGGCGGGGGCGGGCGGACACCACGGGCCGTCGGGGAGCGCCCGGCCCAGGTGCACCACCATCCGGGAGTGCTCGCGCTCCGGCACCGGGCCGGCCGCGGGTGACGTGATCCGTACGCGTACCCGGTCGCCGTCGCGGACGG is a window encoding:
- a CDS encoding phosphatase PAP2 family protein, whose protein sequence is MERLAEGDRSAPAVLPPPLRSWLGLPAAVAALAVVVLGVRYADAGGPGGVDARFLAAVEGVGPRARHIALATDFLGEPMGAAALVVAVVTGCLLLRRPRAAVLVVAGTGLAVVTTRLLKHLVGRTIHGDENLSYPSGHTAFLTALALVVALLATGRFNLGRTAGTSLVLLAALIAGAAMGWAQVVLGAHYPTDALGGWFTALAVIPATAWAVDRVADSPRRQRR
- a CDS encoding NADPH-dependent FMN reductase yields the protein MKFVALSGSLRAKSINTAVVRTAAELCLPPVSMTVYEGLGELPFFNHDVETEGPPPEVMAFRALLESADAVLISSPEYAHGTSGVLKNGLEWVVGGGELVDKPVAVVTASPSMTGGDRAQAWVKETLEVMGAHILPESLPIPLATAKVADGRVHDEETLSALRDVLAAMARAAKERGTEE
- a CDS encoding alpha/beta fold hydrolase, whose protein sequence is MVTHLATRPPRRPLTHGAVTCPRPVPGAALRLFLFHHAGGSHLLYQGWERELPADWEVCLLDAPGRGRLADTPFIDDCDELVAFFATELRPWTDRPFAFFGHSMGSLVAYELTRRLEAEERPLPLWLGMSSCGAPQPDRDRGTPKGRHLFTDDELRDWLRSVGGTPDALLDDEAAWSLFGPRFRNDFALVDTWRPAARTEPLPIPVSAFGGDDDPVVGRERLAAWAGRTEHFLGLNMFDGGHFYLAGRRRAVARRITAAVAAARRASGHAGTTPDPCAMLGTS
- a CDS encoding NAD(P)H-dependent oxidoreductase, which encodes MGRIPVQHTVRVVGIGGSPRPDSTAERALRAVLAAAERQGAEVTCIGGTELVMPLYDPREGLRSARALRLVSEIAAADGLVLASPAYHGSISGLVKNALDHVEELRDDARPYFSGRAVAALAVAQGWQGGVSTLAALRDVTHALRGWPTPLGVVVNTATAGFGPDGTCTDPHVQRQLETMATHVVDFARMNVLASAARDAAEAESLPAARDAAGTEAMSSAGK
- a CDS encoding MFS transporter, which gives rise to MSAEAAVESQAENGPAAGRARSWTLALASVAMFMLMLDVTVVNVALQDLRTSLGADFSDLQWVIDSYTLTLAAFLLTGGSLADRLGRKRVFNAGLVLFTLSSLAAGLAQDVLTLNIARGVQGVGAAVLFSVGPALIGYEYRGADRGKAFGVFGGVAGLALAFGPLVGGFLTDALSWRWIFLINVPIGVVALIVGALRLRESREPAAHGIDWPGMLTFGLGLTLLVLGFLRAESSGWTSAPILGAFAGGLALLVAFVVIERARGERAMFDLSLMRTPTFTGVCLATLLSNATSLAAVFLQISYVQNVLGYSPWETGLRFMPMMITLFLVAAVTGGLLAKVAPGVLIGLSIGLIAVGMGLMVLVGPGDSWTAMLPSMIVTGIGMGLFNPPRAAVTIGVVRPEKAGMASGMGETFQQVGVAVGIAAFGALFHHKVVDAFVGSAAGTELAGQAEAVGQQVATGGTSGLADTVAPSLLNEVTATARSVFVDSLTDVMVVCAVIAAVGAAIAFVLIRRRDLHESAQSEPLAPTPTTATA